One Nicotiana sylvestris chromosome 12, ASM39365v2, whole genome shotgun sequence genomic window carries:
- the LOC138883090 gene encoding uncharacterized protein — MAEETASEIFFQTATNVTRRVEIVLAQGSGQGSNKRPCHSGGFSGASSGGRGTFGRVHLPRPYHSALQASHSALGRCGPNVPHYGQPSYSALPAPISAPPIQSYYHGHPVASMLAQPARVRGKRARRRGQVAISRGQAVRGGGQAARYGGQLVRGRPRDMVQSGGAQPRCYAFRARPEAESSDAIITGVVSVSNKDALVLFDSGSTYSYMSSYFASYLVVPRDSLSAPVYVPTPVGDAIIVDRVYRSCVVTIGSLKNRVDLLILDIVDFDVILGVDWLSPYHAILYCHAKTVTLSFLGLPRLEWRRTPGHSTSIVISCMKSWHMAEKGCLAYLAYDCDYSAEVPSMDSVPVGAKVFSKIDLSSGYHQLRIRASDVPKTAFRIQYVHYEFLVMSFGLINSLEEFMDLINWVFNPYLDSFVIVFIDDILIYSRSREEHQQHLRIVLQTLRDSQLYAKFSKCESWLSSIAFLGLIVLAEGIQVDPMKIKAVKNWPRTTSATEIQSFLCRLLPSICRGVLIYNSPIDQIDPKGCPIQMYLFKQKEINSMQRRWLELLKDYDITILYYLVKSNVVADALSRKSLSMGSLVYIPVSERPLALEVHALAIQFVKLNVSEPSHVLACMVAQSLVFKRIRERQYDEPHFVVLRDTMRHGNAKHVTVGDDRVLRMHGRVCMPNLDGLRELILEEAHSSRYSIHPVQPRCIRTCGNIIGRGE; from the exons ATGGCTGAGGAGACTGCGAGCGAGATTTTTTTCCAGACGGCTACTAATGTTACCAGGCGAGTCGAGATAgttctagctcaggggagtggtcagggatcTAACAAGAGACCTTGTCATTCAGGTggttttagtggtgcctcgtctggaggcaggggtacttttggtagggtCCATCTTCCTAGGCCAtatcattcagcacttcaggcatcCCATAGTGCTTTAGGGAGATGTGGCCCTAATGTGCCTCATTATGGGCAGCCATCCTATAGTGCActgccagctcctatcagtgcacctcctatTCAGAGTTATTACCATGGTCATCCGG TTGCATCAATgcttgctcagccagctagagttAGGGGTAAGAGAGCCAGACGTAGAGGTCAGGTTGCTATATCTAGAGGTCaagccgttagaggtggaggccaggccgcTAGATATGGAGGCCAGCTAGTAAGAGGTCGTCCTAGAGAtatggttcagagtggtggggcccagccccgatgctatgcttttcgagccaggcctgaggctgagtcatctgatGCGATTATCACAGGTGTGGTTTCAGTTAGCAATAAAGATGCCTTAGTTCTATTTGATTCGGGTTCTACTTATTCCTatatgtcatcctattttgcttcttATTTGGTTGTGCcacgtgattctttgagtgctcccgtgTATGTTCCCACACCTGTGGGAGATGCTATTATTGTAGATCGCGTTTATCGTTCGTGTGTGGTTACCATTGGGAGTCTTAAGAATCGTGTAGATCTCCTAATTCTCGATAtagtcgattttgatgtcattttgggggtggattggttgtcaccttatcatgctatactGTATTGTCACGCAAAGACGGTGACCTTATCCTTTttggggttgcctcgattggagtggagaagGACTCCAGGCCATTCTACCAGCATTGTTATCTCTTGTATGAAGTCTTGGCATATggccgagaaggggtgtctagcttactTGGCTTATGACTGCGATtatagtgcggaggttccttccatggattcagtaccagtC ggtgccaaggtattttcaaagatcgatttaagttctggctaccatcagttgaggattagggcatctgatgtccctaagacagcttttcggatTCAGTATgtgcattatgagtttctagtgatgtcatttgggttgataaATTCCCTAGAAGAATTTATGGATTTGATTAATTGGGTGTTCAAtccctatctggattcctttgtgattgtgtttattgatgatatcttgatctactcccgcagtcgagaggagcatcagcagcatcttcggatcgttctccagactttgagagacagccaattatatgctaagttttcaaaatgtgagtctTGGTTGAGCTCAATCGCCTTCTTGGGGCTCattgtattagcagagggtattcaggtggatcctatgaagattaaggcagtcaagaattggcctagaaccacatcagctacagagatccagagtttcttgtgcaggttattaccatcgatttgtagaggggttctcatctataacAGCCCCATTGACCAGATTGATCCAAAAGGGTGCCCCATTCAGATG tatttgttcaagcaaaaggagatCAATTCTatgcagaggaggtggttagagctattgaaagactatgatatcaccatcttgtattatCTCGTGAagtccaatgtggtggctgatgctttgagtaggaaatcgttaagtatgggtagccttgtgtacattccagtcagtgagagaccacttgcattAGAGGTTCACGCCTTGGCCATTCAGTTTGTGAAGTtgaatgtttctgagcccagtcatgtTCTAGCTTGTATGGTCGCTCAATCTTTAGTGTTTAAGCGCATCAGGGAGCGGCAATATGATGAACCTCATTTTGTTGTCCTTAGGGATACAATGCGGCACGGTAATGCCAAGCatgttacagttggagatgatagagttttgaggatgcacgGTCGTGTTTGTATGCCTAATCTGGacggacttcgtgagttgattctagaggaggcccacagttcccggtattctattcatccggttcagccaagatgtatcaggacttgtggaaacattattggtagaggagaatga